One window from the genome of Acidaminococcales bacterium encodes:
- a CDS encoding sodium:solute symporter family protein, whose amino-acid sequence MTNGSALEYWAGLLAVILAVASLGVYAAGKVRTADDFALAGRSSGVLMVMGTIVGTAVGASSTVGTAQLAFKAGISAWWFCLGCCVGFVIMGFLYVKPLYFSRQTTVSQFLGLAYNQGAGIMASVFSALGIFFSAAASSLVLIPMLASCFSVSMEGGLAITFILIVLYVAFGGAWATGLVGVFKAGLLYIVLGVCFFAALKKVGGLSPILTEFPSVPWFTLFPDGFFTNLAAGASTVIGVMSTQTYIQGMCSAKNERAARLGMLFSGLFTLISALPAIWIGFFMRRLHPDIAPIDALPLFIMTYLPEWFAGVSVGMLIIAAVGSAAGLILGMSTIVSSDIISRLLPQFWQKNKLLSNRAALFAITFGTLLFTYRNNGALVLDWTILSMCLRGAGVFIPLCAALFWPGLFSPRYAAAAIAGGSLSALLWRILFPSTLSPLYPGMLVSAVFMAIGYWKRQDAGSAG is encoded by the coding sequence ATGACAAACGGGAGCGCCCTGGAATATTGGGCGGGCCTTTTGGCGGTGATATTGGCGGTGGCATCCCTTGGCGTTTACGCGGCCGGAAAAGTACGCACGGCCGACGATTTTGCCTTGGCCGGCCGCTCCTCCGGCGTGCTGATGGTAATGGGCACGATCGTCGGCACGGCGGTAGGCGCGTCTTCCACCGTGGGGACGGCGCAATTGGCTTTCAAGGCCGGCATAAGCGCCTGGTGGTTCTGCCTTGGCTGCTGCGTCGGTTTTGTCATCATGGGCTTTTTATATGTGAAACCGCTTTATTTCAGCCGGCAGACAACGGTTTCCCAGTTTCTCGGCCTGGCCTACAACCAGGGCGCGGGCATTATGGCAAGCGTCTTTTCTGCCCTCGGCATATTTTTTAGCGCCGCCGCCTCGTCGCTTGTGCTTATCCCCATGCTGGCGTCCTGTTTTTCCGTAAGCATGGAAGGCGGGCTGGCCATCACGTTCATTTTGATCGTTTTGTACGTAGCTTTCGGCGGCGCGTGGGCGACCGGGCTTGTCGGCGTATTCAAGGCCGGGCTGTTGTACATAGTTTTGGGCGTGTGTTTTTTCGCCGCGCTGAAAAAAGTCGGCGGCCTGTCGCCTATTTTGACAGAATTCCCATCCGTTCCTTGGTTTACCCTCTTCCCGGACGGATTTTTCACCAACTTGGCCGCCGGCGCGTCCACGGTCATCGGCGTCATGAGTACGCAGACCTATATCCAGGGCATGTGTTCGGCCAAAAATGAGCGGGCTGCGCGGCTTGGCATGTTGTTTTCCGGGCTGTTCACACTTATTTCGGCCTTGCCCGCCATCTGGATCGGGTTTTTCATGCGCAGGCTGCACCCTGACATAGCGCCGATTGATGCCTTGCCGTTATTCATTATGACCTATCTGCCGGAATGGTTCGCCGGAGTGTCCGTCGGCATGCTGATCATCGCCGCAGTTGGCTCGGCCGCCGGCCTGATTCTCGGCATGAGCACCATCGTCAGTTCCGACATCATCAGCCGCCTCCTGCCGCAATTTTGGCAAAAGAACAAACTCTTGTCCAACCGCGCCGCCCTTTTCGCCATTACCTTCGGCACGCTTTTGTTTACCTACCGCAACAACGGCGCGCTCGTCCTTGACTGGACCATCCTTTCCATGTGCCTGCGCGGCGCGGGAGTTTTCATTCCCTTGTGCGCGGCTCTTTTTTGGCCGGGGCTGTTTTCGCCGCGCTACGCCGCCGCCGCGATTGCCGGCGGCTCCCTGAGCGCCCTTTTATGGCGAATATTGTTCCCCTCCACCTTGTCGCCGCTCTATCCGGGCATGTTGGTAAGCGCCGTGTTCATGGCCATCGGCTATTGGAAAAGGCAGGATGCCGGTTCGGCGGGTTAA
- a CDS encoding glucosaminidase domain-containing protein has translation MRKILIFLVMAATALGTVAVAQAKKAPAQRPEAKLTIAGPPLASEEQAVKFIKKSNPGAKLNCTVEEIVRLYYKEAGNEGIRPDVALSQALLETGFFRYGGDVKSAQNNFCGLGSVGGGAKGYSFATPALGVRAHIQHLLAYSSKKAPKAAIVDPRYKTVKGMPNIFGVCTTWHDLNGRWAQAGIPYGERILDIHRRMLQTEPKGKPPARTEEPRGADPEKEKAEKKKKSRKKKEKERAETGSEQAISSRVREILKTVAKR, from the coding sequence TTGCGAAAAATACTTATCTTTCTTGTCATGGCCGCCACGGCCTTGGGAACGGTTGCCGTAGCGCAAGCCAAAAAGGCTCCCGCCCAAAGACCGGAAGCGAAACTTACTATTGCCGGGCCGCCTCTGGCATCCGAAGAACAGGCGGTCAAGTTTATAAAAAAATCCAACCCGGGCGCGAAACTGAACTGCACGGTGGAAGAAATCGTGCGCCTTTACTATAAGGAAGCCGGGAACGAAGGCATAAGGCCGGATGTCGCCCTCAGCCAGGCACTTTTGGAAACAGGCTTTTTCCGTTACGGTGGCGACGTAAAGTCGGCGCAGAACAATTTCTGCGGGTTGGGCAGCGTGGGCGGCGGCGCGAAAGGATATTCTTTCGCCACGCCCGCGCTGGGCGTGCGCGCGCATATACAGCACCTTTTGGCCTACTCTAGCAAAAAAGCCCCCAAGGCCGCTATCGTTGACCCGCGCTATAAAACGGTAAAAGGCATGCCGAATATTTTCGGCGTTTGTACAACCTGGCATGATTTGAACGGCCGTTGGGCGCAAGCGGGCATACCCTACGGCGAGCGGATACTTGACATCCACCGGCGCATGCTGCAAACGGAGCCCAAAGGCAAGCCGCCGGCACGGACGGAAGAACCTCGCGGGGCCGATCCGGAAAAAGAAAAGGCCGAAAAGAAGAAAAAATCGAGGAAAAAGAAAGAAAAGGAAAGGGCGGAAACCGGCAGCGAGCAAGCGATTAGCAGCCGCGTCCGGGAGATACTGAAAACTGTCGCTAAAAGATAA
- a CDS encoding metal-dependent hydrolase has product MPKSQDNRPSGHGREGSRRKPAKGVMHVKTLKFYGHACFGLGDETVALLFDPFLTDNPFNVAKPDEVAADYILVSHGHFDHIGDTVAIAKRCGATVISTAEVCHKVSEDGCQAAPMHIGGKIAFPFGYVRVTLAFHGSGIPGGHACGFVVDFKGTVVYFAGDTGLFGDMELLGKLEKIDYALLPIGNNFTMGVEDAALAAGMLKAKKIIPMHYDTWPPIKQDPEKFKALVERNAAGKVLVMKPGSTIEL; this is encoded by the coding sequence ATGCCTAAAAGCCAGGACAATCGGCCTAGCGGCCACGGGCGGGAAGGTTCCCGCCGCAAACCGGCAAAAGGAGTGATGCATGTGAAAACGCTAAAGTTTTACGGCCATGCTTGCTTTGGCTTAGGGGATGAAACTGTTGCGTTGCTTTTTGACCCTTTTCTGACCGACAACCCTTTTAATGTCGCCAAACCGGACGAGGTGGCGGCGGACTACATTTTGGTTTCCCACGGTCATTTCGACCATATCGGCGACACGGTGGCGATCGCCAAGCGTTGCGGCGCGACCGTCATATCGACCGCCGAGGTTTGCCACAAAGTGTCCGAAGACGGCTGCCAAGCCGCCCCTATGCACATCGGCGGGAAAATCGCCTTCCCTTTCGGCTACGTGCGCGTAACCTTGGCTTTCCATGGTTCCGGCATACCGGGCGGGCACGCCTGCGGTTTTGTCGTTGACTTTAAGGGGACGGTTGTTTATTTTGCCGGCGACACGGGGTTGTTCGGCGACATGGAGCTTTTGGGCAAATTAGAGAAAATCGACTATGCGCTCTTGCCGATCGGCAACAATTTCACCATGGGAGTGGAAGACGCCGCCTTGGCGGCCGGGATGCTGAAAGCCAAGAAAATAATTCCCATGCACTACGATACTTGGCCGCCGATCAAACAAGATCCGGAGAAATTCAAAGCGCTGGTCGAGCGCAATGCCGCCGGCAAGGTTTTGGTCATGAAACCGGGCTCGACGATTGAGCTATAA
- a CDS encoding DNA cytosine methyltransferase, whose product MIRSLEMFCGTGGLALGLHQAGFQPTALLEWNKDSCDNIRANIANGHAGVEDWNVVQVDVRFARYSDYGTGVQFVTGGPPCQPFSLGGKHKAHADVRDMFPEAVRAVRELQPQGFIFENVKGLLRKSFSTYFNYILLQLSHPEIVAGADMDWMEHLKLLEEYHTFGSRDGLEYNVVFRLVNAADYGVPQQRHRVVIVGFRNDFDAHWSFPEPTHSKSALNYAQFTDGSYWDEHKIAKSKRPPAKQMHLDAKPTLKRWQTVRDAIAGLPDPRSKASKDFVNHDFRDGAKPYAGHLSIPKIFAKYGKYSKLTANVGMAAQGAGCGVCIERE is encoded by the coding sequence ATGATACGCTCATTGGAAATGTTCTGTGGTACGGGCGGGTTGGCTCTCGGTCTGCATCAAGCGGGATTTCAGCCAACCGCTCTCTTGGAGTGGAACAAGGATTCATGCGATAACATCAGGGCGAATATAGCGAACGGACATGCGGGCGTTGAGGATTGGAACGTGGTCCAAGTCGACGTTCGCTTTGCGCGTTACTCTGACTATGGCACGGGTGTGCAATTTGTTACGGGCGGACCGCCGTGTCAGCCTTTTTCGCTCGGAGGCAAGCACAAAGCTCACGCCGATGTTCGCGATATGTTTCCCGAGGCTGTCAGAGCCGTTCGAGAGCTTCAACCGCAAGGTTTTATTTTTGAGAATGTGAAAGGTTTGCTGCGCAAATCGTTCAGTACGTATTTCAACTACATACTGCTCCAACTCTCTCATCCCGAAATCGTTGCGGGCGCGGATATGGATTGGATGGAGCATTTGAAATTGCTCGAAGAATATCACACATTTGGTTCGCGTGACGGGTTAGAGTATAACGTGGTGTTTCGTCTTGTGAACGCCGCCGATTATGGTGTTCCACAACAGCGTCATCGCGTGGTTATTGTTGGGTTTAGAAACGACTTCGACGCGCATTGGTCGTTCCCGGAACCTACGCACAGCAAATCTGCTCTCAACTACGCTCAGTTTACGGACGGTTCATATTGGGACGAACATAAAATTGCAAAGAGCAAAAGACCGCCAGCAAAACAAATGCACCTCGACGCAAAACCGACGCTTAAACGGTGGCAGACCGTCCGCGATGCAATTGCGGGACTGCCTGACCCACGAAGCAAAGCATCAAAGGACTTCGTTAATCACGACTTTCGAGATGGCGCAAAGCCTTATGCAGGCCATTTGTCAATTCCCAAAATATTTGCGAAATACGGGAAATATAGTAAACTAACGGCAAATGTCGGGATGGCCGCACAGGGGGCGGGATGTGGCGTTTGTATAGAGCGTGAATAA
- the bioB gene encoding biotin synthase BioB codes for MLFSTERLSRRDALSILNLPTSGLPALLAQSYALRKKYKGDTVKIQLLTNAKSGDCSQNCAYCAQSGKARADIEKYRLVPYEKLLADSRAVSAGKLSRHCIGLSGIRFSDAEIEEFAGFVSKIKKENRTHICCSIGFLTPRQAKMLKEAGVDRINHNLNSSRRFYPHICTTHTYDERIANIAMLKELGFEICCGGIVGLGEESEDVADMLLEIQAIDPRSVPINFLIPIAGTPLGGADTSRLTPEYCLKVLCLARLLLPTCDIRCAGGREVYLKGWEKELFSVADSVFASGYLTAGGESIAETVRAIEDAGFACQIESA; via the coding sequence ATGCTATTTTCGACCGAGCGCCTTTCCCGCCGGGACGCGCTTTCCATTCTGAACCTGCCGACGTCCGGGCTGCCCGCCCTGCTCGCCCAATCTTACGCCCTGAGGAAAAAATACAAAGGCGATACGGTAAAAATCCAGCTGCTTACAAACGCCAAAAGCGGCGACTGTTCCCAAAACTGCGCTTATTGCGCGCAGTCCGGCAAGGCGCGGGCGGATATAGAAAAGTACCGGCTCGTCCCGTATGAAAAGTTACTGGCCGACAGCCGCGCTGTCAGTGCGGGAAAACTGTCCCGCCATTGCATAGGGCTTAGCGGCATAAGGTTCAGCGACGCGGAAATAGAAGAATTCGCCGGGTTTGTCAGCAAAATAAAGAAGGAAAACCGTACCCACATCTGCTGCAGCATCGGCTTTTTGACCCCACGGCAGGCAAAAATGCTTAAAGAGGCCGGAGTGGACAGGATAAACCACAACCTTAACAGCAGCCGGCGGTTTTATCCTCACATTTGCACGACCCATACTTACGATGAAAGGATCGCCAATATCGCCATGTTGAAAGAACTGGGGTTTGAAATTTGCTGCGGCGGCATTGTTGGCTTGGGCGAAGAAAGCGAAGATGTTGCCGATATGCTTTTGGAGATACAGGCGATAGATCCTCGTTCCGTGCCGATAAATTTTCTCATTCCCATTGCGGGCACGCCCCTGGGGGGCGCGGACACTTCCCGGCTCACGCCGGAATATTGTCTAAAAGTCCTTTGCCTGGCCAGGCTGCTCCTGCCGACCTGCGACATCCGCTGCGCCGGCGGCCGGGAGGTCTACCTGAAAGGCTGGGAAAAAGAGCTTTTTTCCGTCGCGGACTCGGTTTTTGCTTCCGGCTACCTGACGGCGGGCGGAGAAAGCATCGCCGAAACTGTGCGGGCAATTGAGGATGCCGGGTTCGCCTGCCAAATCGAATCGGCGTAA